A genomic segment from Gemmatimonas sp. encodes:
- a CDS encoding mechanosensitive ion channel family protein, which translates to MRVRILISAALGFLAAGLSLPQQARAQFGLPSRPSSTDSAPTSMSPASPRAALQSFLRLAEANDWVGAAEYLSVPTAERDRAPQLARRLKTILDQRLAIDVRTVSGAVSGDTTDGDLGGDRIGVITSVNGREDPVRLVRLSAPASGGPVRWVFSQATVGFIDGWFENLGAPWLRERLPRTPMRTLMREGPFNVYFWQWIGLGLAIPVVLLLAWGLGAVLRNLLGRIARHTVTEWDDLLLEHLRGPFRLWAASLAIGPLLSLLDLNTRVAGFFTSLTRGLVLISIFWGLLRIIRLAQDRVANAAWATGQGTQARTLVPLLGNFLRVTLAIIAMLVALAQFGYPVGTLLAGLGIGGIAVALAAQKTVEHLFGSVSLAADNAFRVGDWVRAGAAEGAVERIGLRSTSIRTVDRTVVRIPNGRLADERIETFGERDRILLRTDIDLTYGTTAEQLERIRDALEAALRAHPMVFADIVRVHVVGFTDSAIRINVVSWFLTTDWQVFLRIRHEMLITFMRIIGEHGSSFAFPSRTVYHVQTDGAPPVSIIGASAPATDV; encoded by the coding sequence ATGCGCGTTCGCATCCTCATTTCCGCGGCGTTGGGCTTCCTCGCCGCCGGCCTGTCTCTCCCGCAGCAGGCCCGGGCCCAGTTCGGGCTCCCCTCGCGGCCCTCGAGCACGGACAGCGCTCCGACCAGCATGTCGCCGGCATCGCCGCGGGCGGCGCTGCAGTCCTTCCTGCGCCTCGCCGAGGCCAACGACTGGGTTGGTGCCGCCGAGTATCTGTCGGTGCCCACCGCGGAGCGCGATCGGGCCCCACAGCTGGCACGTCGGCTCAAGACGATCCTCGATCAGCGGCTCGCGATCGATGTCCGCACGGTGTCCGGTGCCGTCTCCGGCGACACGACGGATGGCGACCTGGGCGGCGACCGGATCGGCGTGATCACGTCGGTCAACGGCCGCGAGGATCCGGTCCGCTTGGTGCGCCTGTCCGCGCCCGCGTCTGGAGGGCCGGTGCGATGGGTGTTCTCGCAGGCCACCGTCGGCTTCATCGATGGCTGGTTCGAGAATCTCGGCGCACCGTGGCTGCGCGAGCGGCTCCCACGCACGCCCATGCGTACGCTCATGCGCGAAGGCCCGTTCAACGTGTACTTCTGGCAGTGGATCGGACTCGGGCTGGCGATTCCGGTCGTGCTGTTGCTGGCGTGGGGACTCGGGGCCGTGCTGCGCAATCTCCTGGGGCGCATCGCGCGACACACCGTGACCGAGTGGGACGATCTGCTGCTGGAGCATTTGCGCGGCCCCTTCCGATTGTGGGCGGCGTCGTTGGCGATCGGACCGCTCCTTTCGCTGCTGGACCTCAATACGCGCGTGGCCGGATTCTTCACGTCGCTGACGCGCGGTCTCGTGCTGATCTCGATCTTCTGGGGTCTGCTGCGCATCATCCGTCTCGCGCAGGATCGCGTGGCGAATGCGGCGTGGGCCACGGGGCAGGGTACGCAGGCGCGCACATTGGTGCCGTTGCTCGGCAATTTCCTGCGGGTGACGCTGGCGATCATCGCGATGCTGGTGGCGCTGGCGCAGTTCGGCTATCCCGTCGGCACGTTGCTGGCCGGTCTCGGCATCGGAGGTATCGCGGTGGCGCTGGCCGCGCAGAAAACGGTCGAGCATCTGTTCGGCAGCGTGTCGCTGGCCGCTGACAATGCCTTTCGCGTGGGCGACTGGGTTCGCGCCGGTGCGGCGGAGGGCGCCGTCGAGCGCATCGGTCTGCGCTCCACGAGCATCCGGACGGTCGACCGCACGGTCGTGCGCATTCCCAACGGACGACTCGCCGACGAACGCATCGAGACCTTTGGTGAACGCGATCGTATTCTGCTGCGCACCGATATCGACCTGACCTACGGCACGACGGCGGAGCAACTCGAGCGCATTCGCGACGCACTCGAAGCGGCGTTGCGCGCGCATCCGATGGTGTTCGCCGATATCGTACGCGTGCACGTGGTCGGCTTCACCGACTCGGCAATTCGCATCAATGTCGTATCGTGGTTTCTCACGACCGATTGGCAGGTGTTTCTGCGCATTCGGCACGAGATGTTGATCACGTTCATGCGGATCATCGGCGAACACGGATCCAGCTTCGCGTTCCCGTCACGCACCGTGTATCACGTGCAAACGGACGGCGCCCCGCCGGTGTCGATTATCGGCGCCAGCGCGCCGGCGACGGATGTATAG
- a CDS encoding glycosyltransferase, giving the protein MLLSSVPALSDRLTAEGEAESLHSLGEVSLPPRLRADAATSVLDITEWFGETSGGIRTYLLEKARYVDARPWLRQTIVVPGHRDRVVDGDGVRLYRLRGPHIPGQRPYRFMLATRSVSRVVRHERPDLIEVGSPFIIPWITRSTARSLDIPMVCFAHTDVPRQFAPNAERDGTLRRALAHGSAWYLRRLDRLFPLTIVASDYAATELARIGIDRVAKVPLGVDLERFSPERRERARDTRRRFRLPDGPLAAFVGRFAREKELGVVLDAWRDVERRCGARLALVGAGPMESMLKAHPYGDRVTFIPFLRDRDALADLLASLDLYIAAGPLETFGLSAIEAMASGTPVLTVRHGAVLEHVRTGGGASYERGSAGSLADEAVQLFARDLSTLGEAARSHVERAHAWDTVFDRLFAVYRDVLER; this is encoded by the coding sequence TTGCTGCTGTCATCGGTACCTGCGCTGTCGGATCGTCTGACGGCCGAAGGTGAGGCGGAAAGCCTGCACTCGCTGGGCGAGGTGTCGCTCCCGCCGCGCTTGCGCGCTGACGCGGCGACGAGTGTTCTCGACATCACGGAGTGGTTTGGCGAAACGAGCGGTGGAATACGCACGTACCTGCTCGAGAAGGCGCGTTATGTCGATGCGCGCCCTTGGCTGCGTCAGACCATCGTCGTGCCAGGCCATCGAGATCGCGTGGTGGACGGCGATGGCGTACGCCTGTATCGCCTGCGGGGGCCGCACATCCCGGGACAGCGCCCTTATCGATTCATGCTGGCCACGCGCAGCGTTTCGCGCGTTGTGCGTCACGAGCGGCCCGATCTGATCGAAGTTGGCAGTCCATTCATCATCCCGTGGATTACCAGGTCAACCGCCCGATCGCTCGACATTCCCATGGTGTGTTTCGCGCACACCGACGTGCCACGGCAGTTCGCGCCGAACGCCGAACGTGATGGCACGCTCCGACGCGCCCTCGCACACGGCTCCGCGTGGTATCTGCGCCGGCTCGACCGACTCTTTCCGCTCACGATCGTCGCCTCCGACTACGCGGCGACCGAGCTCGCGCGCATCGGGATCGACCGCGTGGCCAAGGTCCCGCTCGGCGTCGATCTTGAACGATTCTCGCCGGAACGCCGCGAGCGTGCACGAGACACGCGTCGCCGATTCCGGTTGCCCGATGGGCCGTTGGCGGCATTCGTCGGACGATTCGCTCGCGAGAAGGAGCTCGGTGTGGTGCTGGATGCGTGGCGAGACGTTGAGCGTCGATGCGGTGCGCGGCTGGCACTGGTTGGCGCGGGCCCGATGGAGTCAATGCTCAAGGCGCATCCGTACGGAGACCGCGTCACGTTCATCCCATTTCTCCGCGATCGGGATGCGCTCGCCGATTTGCTCGCGTCGCTCGATCTCTATATCGCGGCCGGCCCACTCGAAACCTTCGGGCTGTCCGCCATCGAGGCGATGGCGTCGGGCACACCAGTCCTCACGGTGCGCCACGGCGCCGTCCTCGAGCATGTGCGCACCGGCGGCGGGGCGTCGTACGAGCGCGGCAGCGCGGGATCCCTGGCCGATGAAGCGGTGCAGCTCTTTGCGCGTGACCTGTCCACACTCGGGGAAGCGGCGCGCAGCCATGTGGAACGCGCGCATGCCTGGGATACGGTGTTCGACCGTCTGTTCGCCGTGTACCGCGATGTGCTGGAGCGCTGA
- a CDS encoding ribonuclease HII: MARWTPIERTLRAQHGPLLVGVDEVGRGPLAGPVVACAIVMPPGRRAIAGVDDSKQLDAATRVTLAARIREHALVVSLGAASAREIDRINIYHATVLAMRRALARVPARLGCEPHHVLVDGKPLRTLGHVHTAVVKGDAKCYAIACASIVAKVTRDRLMHALAARYDGYAWERNSGYGTAVHRTALDERGLTPHHRRSFCLDEQVSLLLDAMTSDDLVVNSQRLHTE, translated from the coding sequence GTGGCTCGGTGGACTCCGATCGAGCGCACCCTGCGTGCGCAACACGGGCCGCTCCTGGTGGGTGTGGATGAAGTCGGACGGGGCCCGCTTGCGGGCCCCGTTGTCGCATGTGCGATCGTCATGCCGCCCGGCCGCCGCGCCATCGCCGGCGTGGACGATTCCAAGCAGCTCGACGCGGCCACACGCGTGACCCTGGCGGCGCGCATTCGCGAGCACGCCCTGGTCGTCTCGCTTGGCGCGGCCAGTGCGCGCGAGATTGATCGCATCAACATCTACCACGCCACGGTCCTCGCCATGCGGCGGGCGCTCGCTCGCGTGCCGGCGCGCCTCGGCTGCGAGCCCCATCACGTGCTGGTCGATGGCAAGCCGCTCCGCACCCTCGGGCACGTGCACACCGCGGTGGTGAAGGGCGACGCCAAGTGCTACGCGATCGCGTGCGCGTCGATCGTGGCCAAGGTGACGCGCGACCGGCTCATGCACGCACTCGCCGCCCGATACGACGGCTACGCCTGGGAGCGGAACAGCGGCTACGGCACCGCCGTGCACCGGACCGCTCTCGACGAACGCGGGCTCACACCGCATCATCGTCGTAGCTTCTGTCTGGACGAACAGGTGTCACTGCTGCTCGACGCGATGACGTCCGACGACCTCGTTGTCAATTCACAGCGCCTTCACACGGAGTAG
- the rplS gene encoding 50S ribosomal protein L19, whose translation MHPFIETQKEWMKTVTPFRPGDTVRVNVRVKEGDKERVQAFEGVCIARRGGGVSETFTVRKISNGVGVERIFPIHSPMVAEIIVVRRGAVRRAKLYYLRDVTGKAARIKERKVVRAPRGA comes from the coding sequence ATGCATCCGTTTATCGAAACGCAGAAAGAGTGGATGAAGACCGTCACGCCGTTCCGCCCGGGTGATACCGTGCGCGTCAACGTGCGCGTGAAGGAAGGCGACAAGGAACGCGTTCAGGCGTTCGAAGGCGTCTGCATCGCGCGTCGTGGTGGTGGTGTCAGCGAGACGTTCACCGTGCGCAAGATTTCGAACGGTGTCGGCGTCGAGCGTATCTTCCCGATCCACAGCCCGATGGTGGCCGAGATCATCGTGGTTCGCCGTGGCGCCGTGCGCCGTGCGAAGCTGTACTACCTCCGCGACGTGACGGGTAAGGCCGCGCGTATCAAGGAGCGTAAGGTCGTGCGCGCCCCTCGCGGCGCGTAA
- a CDS encoding prolyl oligopeptidase family serine peptidase produces MISSLEPEPPTAPPTYPTTRTVDQVDDYHGNLVADPFRWLEDDTSAETKAWVEAQNRVTFGYLDRIPCRDALKARLTDLVNYPRYSAPVVKKQWHLFTKNDGLQNQAVYYIQEGVAGTPVVLIDPNSLSTDGTTRVAGLTFNKTGTRIAYMLSQAGSDWQQIRVIDVATRENLPDVVDWVKVSGIAWHGDGFFYSRYPSPENTDAAFSSVNEDHQVFYHTLGTSQSSDRLVYRDRDNPQRFHTVGTTEDERFAVLSVSDRGQGKDGNALHLLDLTVPDGAFAPLWRTFDDQMDVLDTVGDQLLVLTNRHAPNQRVVRIDPTAPDEANWVTVIDERTEPVSGMSTAGGRLFATYLKDVTTRAYVYALDGTVEREITLPGIGTAGGFDGEHDATSVYYGFTSFTAPITVYRYDIASGRSTQLRDVTLPFDPTQFDTTQVFVTSKDGTQVPAFIVARKGLVLDGANPTMLYAYGGFNVSLPPNFSAMRVAFLEQGGVYVQANLRGGNEYGEAWHQGGMKERKQNVFDDFVAVAEWLFAHGYTRSDKLAIAGGSNGGLLVGAIMTQRPTLAKVALPAVGVMDMLRFHKFTIGWNWIADYGSSDDADGFRYLVAYSPLHNLKDGTAYPATLITTADHDDRVVPAHSFKFAARLQQAHRGPNPVLIRIETQSGHGSSSLTKQIAEIADEYAFIFENLGHSPESL; encoded by the coding sequence GTGATCTCTTCGCTCGAGCCTGAACCGCCGACTGCGCCGCCGACCTATCCCACCACGCGGACGGTCGATCAGGTGGATGATTATCACGGCAACTTGGTGGCTGATCCATTCCGATGGCTGGAAGACGACACCTCCGCGGAGACCAAAGCCTGGGTGGAGGCGCAGAACCGCGTCACCTTCGGGTATCTCGACCGGATTCCGTGTCGCGACGCCCTCAAGGCCCGACTGACCGACCTGGTGAATTATCCCCGGTACTCCGCCCCGGTCGTGAAGAAGCAGTGGCATCTCTTCACCAAGAACGACGGCCTGCAGAATCAGGCGGTCTACTACATCCAGGAAGGCGTCGCCGGCACGCCGGTCGTGCTGATCGACCCCAACTCCCTCTCGACTGACGGCACGACCCGGGTAGCCGGCCTCACGTTCAACAAAACCGGCACGCGTATCGCCTACATGCTGAGCCAAGCCGGTTCGGACTGGCAGCAGATTCGCGTGATCGATGTGGCGACGCGCGAGAACCTGCCCGACGTGGTCGACTGGGTGAAAGTCTCCGGGATCGCCTGGCACGGCGACGGCTTCTTCTACAGCCGTTATCCCTCACCCGAGAACACCGACGCCGCCTTCTCCTCGGTGAACGAAGACCACCAGGTCTTCTACCACACACTCGGCACGTCGCAGTCGTCCGACCGCTTGGTGTACCGGGACCGTGACAACCCGCAGCGCTTCCACACGGTCGGCACCACGGAGGACGAACGCTTTGCCGTCCTCTCGGTGAGCGATCGCGGGCAGGGCAAGGATGGTAACGCGCTGCACCTGCTGGACCTCACCGTGCCCGACGGCGCGTTCGCTCCGTTGTGGCGCACGTTCGACGATCAGATGGACGTGCTCGACACCGTCGGCGATCAGCTCCTCGTGCTCACGAACCGCCACGCGCCCAATCAGCGCGTCGTGCGCATCGATCCCACTGCTCCCGACGAAGCGAACTGGGTCACGGTGATCGACGAGCGCACTGAGCCCGTGAGTGGGATGTCGACCGCTGGCGGACGCCTGTTCGCGACGTATCTGAAAGACGTGACGACGCGCGCCTACGTGTATGCGCTCGACGGCACCGTGGAGCGCGAGATCACGCTCCCCGGCATCGGCACCGCCGGCGGCTTCGATGGCGAGCATGATGCGACGTCGGTGTACTACGGCTTCACCTCGTTCACGGCACCGATCACCGTGTATCGGTACGACATCGCGTCGGGACGCAGCACGCAGCTGCGCGACGTCACGCTGCCGTTCGACCCGACGCAGTTCGACACGACGCAGGTGTTCGTGACCAGCAAGGATGGCACGCAGGTCCCGGCGTTCATCGTGGCCCGAAAGGGGCTCGTACTCGACGGCGCCAATCCCACGATGCTGTACGCGTACGGCGGCTTCAACGTGTCGCTGCCGCCCAACTTCAGTGCCATGCGCGTGGCCTTTCTCGAGCAGGGCGGCGTGTACGTGCAGGCCAACCTGCGCGGCGGCAATGAATACGGGGAGGCGTGGCACCAGGGCGGCATGAAGGAGAGGAAGCAGAATGTCTTCGACGACTTCGTGGCGGTGGCCGAGTGGTTGTTCGCGCACGGCTATACCCGCAGCGACAAGCTGGCGATCGCGGGCGGCTCCAACGGCGGCTTGCTGGTCGGCGCCATCATGACGCAGCGTCCCACCTTGGCAAAGGTCGCGTTGCCGGCCGTCGGGGTGATGGACATGCTCCGCTTTCACAAGTTCACCATCGGCTGGAACTGGATCGCCGACTATGGGTCGAGCGATGACGCCGACGGCTTCCGATACCTCGTTGCCTACTCGCCGCTGCACAATCTGAAGGACGGCACGGCGTATCCCGCCACGCTGATCACCACGGCCGACCACGACGATCGCGTCGTGCCGGCTCACTCGTTCAAGTTCGCCGCACGATTGCAGCAAGCGCATCGTGGGCCGAACCCGGTGCTGATCCGCATCGAGACGCAGTCGGGACACGGCAGTTCGTCACTCACCAAGCAGATTGCGGAAATAGCCGACGAGTACGCGTTCATTTTCGAGAACCTCGGGCATTCACCGGAGTCGCTCTGA
- a CDS encoding glycosyltransferase family 1 protein, producing the protein MPTDTGASVRADGLRLALFTDTYAPQVNGVARTLERLVAAVEARGGVVRVFAPFDPEGQAHDAVERFGSRAFWAYPQLRLSWPSSSRVEAALAAFTPTLVHAATEFGLGLAGRRAAHALGIPFVSSYHTSFVAYAEHYRLGLLARPGWHFMRWFHNGGLRTYCPSQSIVEEVNAHGFERTAVWSRGVDGERFAPRHRSSALRERLVQTNDTLVLSYVGRLAAEKGLDVALDALERVERARPGRVRWLVVGDGPYEAEVRRRAPQGTVMTGKLQGPALSEAYASGDVFLFPSTTDTFGNVMLEAMASGLPVIGADVGPTREQLQSGGGWLVPPGDAAAFARTIVALVDDRALVRDAARRASTFAASKSWDVVWDSLLRDYLQLHRVHAPPSLR; encoded by the coding sequence ATGCCGACAGACACGGGGGCCTCGGTGCGCGCCGACGGGCTGCGTCTCGCGCTGTTCACCGACACCTACGCGCCGCAGGTGAATGGTGTCGCGCGGACGTTGGAGCGCCTGGTCGCGGCGGTGGAGGCGCGGGGCGGGGTGGTGCGGGTATTCGCGCCCTTTGATCCCGAGGGGCAGGCCCATGACGCCGTGGAGCGCTTTGGGAGTCGGGCATTCTGGGCGTACCCGCAACTGCGGCTTTCATGGCCTTCGTCGTCTCGCGTGGAGGCGGCGCTGGCGGCCTTCACGCCGACGCTCGTGCACGCCGCGACCGAGTTCGGCCTCGGCTTGGCCGGCCGTCGGGCGGCGCACGCGCTGGGGATCCCGTTCGTGTCGTCGTATCACACCAGCTTCGTGGCCTACGCCGAGCATTACCGCTTGGGTCTCTTGGCGCGTCCGGGTTGGCACTTCATGCGTTGGTTTCACAATGGGGGATTGCGTACGTATTGCCCGTCCCAGTCCATCGTCGAGGAGGTGAATGCGCACGGGTTCGAGCGGACGGCGGTGTGGTCGCGTGGCGTTGACGGCGAGCGATTTGCGCCGCGCCACCGGTCGTCAGCGCTGCGTGAGCGCCTCGTACAAACCAACGACACGTTGGTGCTGTCGTACGTGGGACGGTTGGCCGCGGAGAAAGGTCTCGACGTGGCCCTCGATGCGCTGGAGCGGGTCGAGCGGGCACGACCGGGGCGCGTGCGTTGGCTGGTGGTCGGCGATGGGCCGTACGAAGCCGAGGTGCGGCGGCGTGCGCCGCAGGGTACGGTGATGACCGGAAAGTTGCAGGGGCCCGCGCTGAGTGAGGCGTATGCCAGCGGTGACGTGTTTCTCTTTCCGAGCACCACGGACACCTTTGGCAATGTCATGCTCGAGGCGATGGCGTCCGGGCTGCCGGTGATTGGCGCCGACGTCGGGCCCACCCGCGAGCAGCTGCAATCGGGGGGCGGGTGGCTGGTGCCGCCGGGCGACGCGGCGGCGTTTGCCCGCACCATCGTGGCCCTGGTTGACGACCGGGCGCTGGTGCGCGATGCCGCCCGTCGGGCGAGTACGTTCGCCGCGTCGAAGTCATGGGACGTCGTGTGGGATAGCCTCCTGCGTGACTATCTGCAGCTGCATCGCGTCCACGCCCCGCCGTCGTTGCGCTAG
- a CDS encoding OmpA family protein, with protein sequence MRQVKYVAMVALAASTLGACATKGFVRKGLEEQRVALGTERTERVAGDDALRTDVNGLRTDLNALRNDLTTMRTEFGAKITAMEGQVKFAMPVHFAFDDAAVRQDDQAALEKFAQVANQHYKGATITIEGFADPAGSADYNLRLSRERADAVRDYLVTKGLDGTALRTVGYGKTRLVRPGAQGTADGAELNRRVTFVIETPAGAATVAALSGMN encoded by the coding sequence ATGCGACAGGTAAAGTATGTGGCAATGGTTGCACTCGCGGCGAGCACGTTGGGCGCCTGTGCGACGAAGGGTTTCGTCCGTAAGGGACTCGAAGAGCAGCGCGTCGCGCTGGGTACCGAGCGGACCGAGCGCGTGGCGGGTGACGATGCGCTGCGCACGGATGTGAACGGTCTGCGCACGGATCTCAATGCGCTGCGGAACGACCTCACCACCATGCGCACCGAGTTCGGTGCCAAGATCACGGCGATGGAAGGTCAGGTGAAGTTCGCGATGCCCGTGCACTTTGCGTTCGACGATGCCGCCGTACGTCAGGATGATCAGGCCGCGCTCGAGAAGTTCGCTCAGGTGGCCAACCAGCATTACAAGGGCGCCACGATCACGATTGAAGGTTTCGCTGATCCTGCCGGTTCGGCCGACTACAACCTGCGTCTCTCGCGTGAGCGGGCTGATGCGGTTCGTGACTACCTCGTGACGAAGGGCCTCGATGGGACGGCGCTGCGCACGGTAGGTTATGGCAAGACGCGTCTGGTTCGCCCGGGCGCACAGGGCACTGCCGATGGAGCCGAACTCAATCGTCGCGTGACCTTCGTCATCGAGACGCCGGCTGGTGCCGCTACGGTGGCCGCCTTGTCAGGCATGAACTGA
- a CDS encoding SDR family oxidoreductase, which yields MNDATGGPDLANVASIFRPGLLDGQVALVTGGGTGIGLGISQLLAELGAHVVMASRKPANLEAARADIESRGGKVTAVQLDVRDPEQVKAAIDGIAQQLGRIDVLVNNAAGNFYAPSATLSPNAWKSVVEIDLYGTFYCSQAVYPIMAAQGGGRIVSTSMTLHYRGWPMMAHATAAKAGVDALTRTLAVEWAPQRIRVNAIAPGPIPTEGVRKAFTPPADSGVPDVFAAADARMAEYAKKGIPLGRWGSPRDIANMVAFLASPAGDWITGSIFVIDGGEWLAKAPA from the coding sequence ATGAACGATGCGACTGGTGGGCCCGATCTCGCGAACGTGGCCTCGATCTTCCGACCGGGGCTCCTCGACGGACAAGTCGCCTTGGTCACCGGCGGTGGCACCGGCATTGGTCTCGGCATCTCCCAATTGCTCGCCGAGCTTGGCGCGCATGTCGTGATGGCCAGTCGCAAGCCGGCCAACCTCGAAGCCGCCCGGGCCGACATCGAATCGCGCGGCGGCAAGGTCACGGCGGTGCAGCTCGACGTGCGTGATCCTGAGCAGGTGAAGGCGGCGATCGATGGTATCGCACAGCAGTTGGGGCGTATCGACGTGCTCGTGAACAACGCCGCCGGCAACTTCTACGCACCGAGCGCGACCCTGTCGCCGAATGCGTGGAAGAGTGTGGTTGAGATCGATCTCTACGGCACGTTCTACTGCTCGCAAGCGGTGTATCCGATCATGGCGGCGCAAGGCGGCGGCCGCATCGTCAGCACATCCATGACGTTGCACTATCGTGGCTGGCCCATGATGGCGCATGCGACCGCCGCCAAGGCCGGCGTCGATGCGCTCACGCGCACGCTGGCCGTGGAGTGGGCGCCGCAGCGCATTCGCGTGAACGCGATCGCGCCGGGACCCATCCCCACCGAAGGCGTGCGGAAGGCGTTCACGCCACCGGCGGACAGTGGCGTGCCCGACGTGTTCGCGGCCGCGGATGCGCGCATGGCGGAGTACGCGAAGAAGGGAATTCCCCTCGGGCGGTGGGGCTCGCCGCGTGACATCGCGAACATGGTCGCTTTTCTCGCGTCGCCAGCAGGTGACTGGATTACCGGATCGATCTTCGTGATCGACGGCGGCGAGTGGCTGGCGAAAGCACCGGCCTGA
- a CDS encoding alpha/beta fold hydrolase yields MAGTALGVGLGTGAPTLARLSRFETKAIEGMPIVGNKAAFRLFDMPDSVAVYGTQYFLPSRGTIIILHGLGAHDALAMQAGDSLRRVTGMNILFLDLRGNGRSGGARGRIGHDTQYADDLAGVVRELKRANPSGPVLLVGVRQGAGTVLAFAAHARDAEQPRVQGIALVDPILTLDSLQMAGTQDGGAFQWHTRRLRVQQLLNVAGLHFADRLPVAYQRAQQPDGPTARTFSWRAIRTLLPHDPWAIANDTPLPVLLVRRDAPVAVPLRRTDRHEVESVPIDASLFTSATWRIFERWTAQFSADAAVPENILPYVPIPLTDTAR; encoded by the coding sequence GTGGCGGGTACCGCACTCGGCGTCGGACTCGGTACCGGCGCGCCCACGCTCGCGCGGCTCTCACGCTTTGAGACCAAAGCGATCGAAGGCATGCCGATCGTGGGCAACAAGGCCGCGTTTCGCCTGTTCGACATGCCCGACAGCGTGGCGGTGTACGGCACGCAGTATTTCCTGCCGTCGCGTGGCACGATCATCATCCTGCACGGGCTCGGCGCCCACGACGCCCTGGCCATGCAGGCCGGCGACTCGCTGCGACGCGTGACCGGCATGAACATTCTGTTCCTCGACCTGCGTGGGAACGGGCGGTCGGGCGGCGCGCGGGGACGCATCGGGCACGACACCCAGTACGCCGACGACCTCGCCGGTGTCGTGCGCGAACTCAAGCGCGCGAATCCGTCGGGGCCGGTGTTGCTGGTAGGTGTGCGTCAGGGTGCCGGCACGGTGCTCGCGTTTGCCGCACACGCGCGTGATGCCGAGCAGCCACGTGTGCAAGGGATCGCGCTGGTGGATCCCATCCTGACGCTGGATTCGCTACAGATGGCGGGCACGCAAGACGGTGGTGCCTTTCAGTGGCACACCCGGAGACTGCGCGTGCAACAGCTGTTGAACGTCGCGGGCCTGCACTTCGCCGACCGTCTTCCCGTGGCGTATCAGCGGGCGCAGCAGCCCGACGGACCGACCGCCCGCACCTTCAGCTGGCGCGCCATTCGCACCCTGCTGCCGCACGATCCGTGGGCCATTGCGAACGACACGCCGCTGCCGGTGTTGCTGGTGCGCCGCGACGCGCCCGTAGCCGTGCCGTTGCGTCGCACCGACCGGCACGAAGTGGAATCCGTGCCGATCGACGCGTCGCTGTTTACATCGGCAACGTGGCGCATCTTCGAACGGTGGACGGCGCAGTTTTCCGCCGATGCCGCTGTTCCGGAGAACATTCTCCCGTACGTGCCGATTCCACTCACCGACACCGCACGGTAA